A genomic segment from Variovorax paradoxus B4 encodes:
- a CDS encoding ABC transporter substrate-binding protein has translation MTSDFPIDRRRLLQAAAGWSALAAARAAPARDLSGVTLRVGTYKGLWRPLLQASGQASTPYKIDWRELNNGVLHIEATNGDALDLGSGSEIPSVFAARQKSSVRLVAVTHEDLNNQATLARKDSPIRRIADFKGRRVGYVRATTSHYYLARQLAEAGLSFSDIQAVSLTPSDGLSAFARGDLDAWAIYGYNGQLARTQYGARTIKTGVGYLSGNFPIYANPRALDDELRRAALGDLLQRLQRAFAWINGNLLAYARAQSAETRVPVGDLVELFNGRSGDYSLGPVTDAVVRSHQEVADTFLKIGVLDGPADVKPLWDRRFESVLRLPAA, from the coding sequence ATGACATCTGACTTCCCCATCGACAGGCGCCGCCTGCTTCAGGCTGCTGCGGGCTGGAGCGCCCTGGCCGCGGCCAGGGCGGCACCGGCGCGCGACCTTTCTGGCGTCACGCTGCGCGTGGGCACCTACAAGGGGCTCTGGCGGCCGCTGCTGCAGGCTTCCGGCCAGGCCAGCACGCCCTACAAGATCGACTGGCGCGAGCTCAACAACGGCGTGCTGCACATCGAGGCCACCAACGGCGACGCGCTCGACCTGGGCTCGGGCAGCGAGATCCCGTCGGTGTTCGCGGCGCGCCAGAAATCGAGCGTGCGGCTGGTGGCCGTGACGCATGAAGACCTCAACAACCAGGCCACACTGGCGCGCAAGGATTCGCCGATCCGCCGCATCGCCGATTTCAAGGGCAGGCGCGTGGGCTACGTGCGCGCCACCACCTCGCACTACTACCTGGCCAGGCAGCTGGCCGAGGCGGGCCTGTCGTTCAGCGACATCCAGGCCGTGAGCCTCACGCCCTCGGACGGCCTCTCGGCCTTCGCGCGCGGCGACCTCGATGCCTGGGCCATCTACGGCTACAACGGCCAGTTGGCGCGCACGCAGTACGGGGCGCGAACCATCAAGACCGGTGTGGGCTACCTCTCGGGCAACTTTCCGATCTACGCCAACCCGCGTGCGCTCGACGACGAGCTGCGCCGCGCGGCGCTGGGCGACCTGCTGCAGCGCCTGCAGCGCGCCTTCGCATGGATCAACGGCAACCTCCTGGCCTATGCGCGGGCGCAATCGGCCGAGACGCGCGTCCCGGTCGGCGACCTGGTCGAGCTCTTCAACGGCCGCAGCGGCGACTACAGCCTGGGCCCGGTCACCGATGCGGTGGTGCGCAGCCACCAGGAGGTGGCCGACACCTTCCTGAAGATCGGCGTGCTCGACGGGCCCGCCGACGTGAAGCCCCTGTGGGACCGCCGCTTCGAGAGCGTGCTGCGCCTGCCCGCCGCCTGA
- a CDS encoding acyl-CoA dehydrogenase family protein, translating to MSALPLRRPPATNEDPAPATVDAALLAHLSAQFAATAADHDRSGAFPHPNFAALQSHGLVGLVAPAVHGGGGATLATARRVIAAVARGEPATALILTMTYLQHHALARSDSRWPPHLRERVLRSAVERGALINALRVEPALGSPARGGLPATVARREGSGWKIDGHKLYTTGIEGLSWLAVWGRTDEAAPRTGVFLVPRHAPGVRVIASWDHLGLRASGSHEVVFENVPIDLDHAVDLRAPADWAPDAGSQTDIDAHATQQAWMTVLLGSLYDAVAQAARDWLAGFLNTRAPGSLGAPLASLPRVQEHVGEIEALLRTNRVLLDDATRAVDQGRAQPAADSGLLKYTVTGNAIRAVELALQLSGNHGLARQNPLERHYRDVLCSRIHTPQNDAILIAAGKRALLSSGAAA from the coding sequence ATGAGTGCACTCCCCTTGCGCCGCCCGCCGGCCACGAATGAAGACCCCGCGCCTGCCACCGTCGATGCCGCGCTGCTCGCGCATCTGTCGGCGCAGTTCGCCGCCACCGCGGCCGACCACGACCGCAGCGGCGCCTTTCCGCATCCGAACTTCGCGGCCTTGCAGTCGCACGGCCTCGTCGGCCTGGTGGCGCCCGCGGTGCACGGCGGCGGCGGCGCCACGCTGGCCACGGCGCGCCGCGTGATCGCGGCCGTGGCGCGCGGCGAGCCGGCCACCGCGCTGATCCTCACGATGACCTACCTGCAGCACCACGCACTCGCACGCAGCGACAGCCGCTGGCCGCCGCACCTGCGCGAACGCGTGCTGCGCAGCGCGGTGGAACGCGGCGCGCTCATCAACGCGCTGCGCGTCGAGCCCGCGCTCGGCTCGCCCGCGCGCGGCGGCCTGCCCGCGACGGTCGCGCGCCGCGAAGGCAGCGGCTGGAAGATCGACGGCCACAAGCTCTACACGACGGGCATCGAAGGCCTCTCGTGGCTCGCCGTGTGGGGCCGCACCGACGAGGCCGCGCCGCGCACCGGCGTGTTCCTGGTGCCGCGCCATGCGCCCGGCGTGCGCGTGATCGCGAGCTGGGACCACCTGGGCCTGCGCGCCTCGGGCAGCCACGAGGTGGTGTTCGAGAACGTCCCGATCGACCTCGATCACGCGGTGGACCTGCGCGCCCCGGCCGACTGGGCGCCCGACGCCGGCAGCCAGACCGACATCGATGCCCACGCCACGCAGCAGGCCTGGATGACGGTGCTGCTCGGCAGCCTCTACGACGCGGTGGCGCAGGCCGCGCGCGACTGGCTGGCGGGCTTTCTGAACACGCGTGCGCCCGGCAGCCTGGGCGCGCCGCTCGCGAGCCTGCCGCGCGTGCAGGAGCACGTGGGAGAGATCGAGGCGCTGCTGCGCACGAACCGCGTGCTGCTCGACGATGCAACCCGGGCCGTGGACCAAGGCCGCGCGCAGCCGGCCGCCGACAGCGGCCTGCTCAAGTACACCGTGACGGGCAACGCCATCCGCGCGGTCGAACTCGCGCTGCAGCTCAGCGGCAACCACGGCCTCGCGCGGCAGAACCCGCTGGAGCGGCATTACCGCGACGTGCTGTGCAGCCGCATCCACACGCCGCAGAACGACGCGATCCTGATTGCGGCGGGCAAGCGTGCGCTGCTGTCCTCCGGAGCCGCCGCATGA